The Anaerolineales bacterium genomic interval GACCTCTACCCGGGGCCAGCGACCCTCCACCTGAGGATCGGCTTCGACGCTTCCGCCGAGAAAGTGTGCCACCGAGGATCTCTGCGGTTGAATGGCGTCCCGTCAGGGCGCATAGAATCGCGCCTGCGCTTCTCGGCGCAGGCGGTGACCGCTGGCCGGAACGGCGCTGCGTGAGGGCAGCGGGAGCGGGACCGCGGGACTAGCTCTGGCGCAGGGCTGCGATCCAGCAGCCGGCGAAGGCCACGGCCGCCATGGCGACGAAGGAGGTCGAGATGGCCTGGAACCAGGCGGCGTCGGCCACGGCAGCCCCGGCGGTCGTGGCCAGCGAGGCGAAGATTGCCCCGGCGGCGCCGACACCGATCACCATGCCGGTGTTGCGGGCTGTGGCCAGGATGCCGGCGGCGATTCCTTGCCTAGCTCGCGGCGCAGCGCCCATCAGAGCGCTGCTGTTGGGGGAAATGAAGATGCCGGTCCCCAGCCCAACGACCCCCAGCGAGATCGCGATCTGGCCAAATCCCGTGTCGGGCTGCAGCGCGCCCAGCATCAGCAGGCCGGCGGCCATGATGCCCATCCCCAGGCTGCTCAGCAGGCGTGAACCGATACGGTCTGAGAGGGCGCCGCTGGCCGGGGCCGAGAGCGCCATCACCACCGGGTAGGCTGTCAGCACCACGCCGGCCTGGGCTGGGCTTAACCCGCGCCCCTGGATCAAGTAGAACGGCATCAGGAAGACGACGCTGAAAAGGCAGACGTAGTTCAGCACGGCGCTGATCGTGGCGACCGAGAACGTGCGGCTGTTGAACAAGGTCAGATCCAGCATCGGGCTTGGCGCCCGCCGCTCCACATACAGGAAGGCTCCGAGCAGCGCCGCCGAACCCAGGAGGAGCAAGAGCACGTTGGATGAAAGCCAGCCCCAGGCGGGCCCAACGCTCAAGCCGTACAGCAACACGATCAGCCCGGCCGTGAACAGCGCCGCGCCCGGAAGATCAAACCCTTCTCCGGCAGCCGGCCGTGGCTCATTGGGGATGAAGCGAAATCCAAGGAAGAGTGCCAGCAAACCGACCGGGATGTTGACGTAGAACACCGAGCGCCAGCCGAAGGCCGCCGCCAACCAGCCACCGAGAGAAGGCCCGACCGTCAGCCCGAGGTAGGTCATCATGGACTGGATGCCGAGGGCTCTCCCGCGCTGCTCCGCAGGGAAGCCTCTCGTCAGGATGGCCGGCGAATTGGCGGCCAGCATGGCGGCTCCCAGCCCCTGGACGGCGCGAGCGCCGATCAGAAACCCGGGGCTGGCCGCCCGGCCGGAGAGCAGCGAGCCGAGCAGAAACAGGCCGAACCCGCTCAGGTAGACCGGCTTGTTGCCGCGCAAGTCCC includes:
- a CDS encoding MFS transporter, which codes for MTAPRIDAASSKAKSSIGAGGKWAILLAVGVGTFMSALDGSIVNTILPIVRHEFNAGITAIEWVVTIYLLTVGALLLTFGRLGDLRGNKPVYLSGFGLFLLGSLLSGRAASPGFLIGARAVQGLGAAMLAANSPAILTRGFPAEQRGRALGIQSMMTYLGLTVGPSLGGWLAAAFGWRSVFYVNIPVGLLALFLGFRFIPNEPRPAAGEGFDLPGAALFTAGLIVLLYGLSVGPAWGWLSSNVLLLLLGSAALLGAFLYVERRAPSPMLDLTLFNSRTFSVATISAVLNYVCLFSVVFLMPFYLIQGRGLSPAQAGVVLTAYPVVMALSAPASGALSDRIGSRLLSSLGMGIMAAGLLMLGALQPDTGFGQIAISLGVVGLGTGIFISPNSSALMGAAPRARQGIAAGILATARNTGMVIGVGAAGAIFASLATTAGAAVADAAWFQAISTSFVAMAAVAFAGCWIAALRQS